The genome window AGGCAATCACAATGCGCATATGTTGATACGAGAGAGGTTATAAGGGATGGGTACGTACCATAtccaaattttatgattttagcGTGGCTCTGAAATGCAGTTCTGAAATCTGAGGAGAATTTGCAGGCTTCAAGAATACAGTTCAGCTTTTGATGATCTGAAAGAATTCCAAGGAAAGGGGAATAATTTTGTGGTCGAGAGGAGCCTTTCATAGAAAGGccttttttaatatgattttacaaaaacaaaaaatgcatCAAAATCAAACCTATGTATAGGAAATCGATATTTCACACATAGcataatgaagaagaagagtATAAGAAGACACCGGTCTGGGACACCCAGTGTGGTTGTGAACAACCTAATGTTCATCCTCAATAAAATCACATATGCCATGATTACGTTTATAGCATGAAGAGCTTCGAAATTTAGATTGAGAATTACAATGTGTAAAGTTGTGAATGAGATGAACCCAAAAttcaaagagagaaaagagaggcTAGGCGAAAGGAAGAAGTAATGACCTGGGATTGTAGAGGAGGGTGAAGAATTGAGTGAATTTGTGGGGTGGACCAAGTAGGAATTAGCAGATAAGATGGGTGCGGCGGGGTGCATCTGACGCCACCGCCCTGCTTGAGAGCACAGCCTTTTGGCCTCCATAATCTTCCACTCTTCACTTTGCCCCTATGCCCAAGTGTCAACCTTTAAACTTGAGTCGCCGCATGACGATGGTAAATAAgttcttattaatattattgtattCCATATGTTCGATAAAACTCCAAATTTTAacattcatttcttttataataaaaagtaaaaaagacaAAACCCAATTACAATATCTTCGTTCACCGGAATTGGGAGAGCGTTCCAAATGCCTTGTGGCTCGGCCAGGCCTCAGCGGATGAAATGCAAGTTCTCATGACCAAAATGCCATGAATGTCCGTACAATAGGAGGACGTTGGATGACGTGTCATGTGGCGATTGGGAGGCCTGGATGCTACCCACGGGTTGACCTAACACGTGgcattaaaattataaaatatgagtcTCAAAGGGGCTGGAGAGTGGAGAGTGGAGGTTGGAGATTTTTTGAAGACGCCATCATTCACTCATTCATTAAGGGAGTATCAACTCAAACCTCTCTCTTGGATCACCATGTCAGTAGTCCCACTGAAATCATGACATGTGGGAGAGGAATACGGGCCTGCAACGCCCAACAAGCATTGATTAGAATGACAAGAGAAAGGGGCTGGTAGGCCCAGAAGCACCTGATTGTGGCACCACAATCAAAGAAATCTAGcatgtaattaattaattaacgaGTAGGAGGAGGTGATGGTGATCAGTGATGGTGACGGTGGTGATGGTGGTGAAGGGGAGAAAGGAGTTTTCATTGAAAGTACAGAAACCAGCCTTTCAGAAAGAGGGAGAGCTCTTAGGCAACTGACTCAGCTGAAACACCTGACGGTCTCTGTACTTCCTTTGTATTCACATTGCCAAGGAATACTATTACTTAATTCTCTCTCTTTCCCCATCTTCAATTTACCCCCCTACCCCCTCCCCATCGTCCTCTTTCCATTAATCTTGCTTTTATTAAAGCCTTACACATTCAACCCTTTTCAGTCTCTCACTCTACCTCTACATCACTCTTATGTGTCTCTCAGTCTCTCTCCACCCACCTCCTTCACCACAGCTCTTTGAAAGTGAATCAAACCAAATCTCAGATGAGACTTTTGTTATGGACTTGCGTCCCGTGGGGAACAATAGCAATAGCAAAAGAAATAGTGACTGTCGTGTGAAAACTCATCTTCCAAAAGTGTCGTGTAAAGATGGCACACAACAAACACCCTAGGCGTTAAAGCTGCACTGAGATTTAGTCCTTAAAATTAAGCACCAAAGGCTGATGAAAAGCTGATTATGTTTCAACATTCCAACTCTCAACTCTCCATCAATCAAGATACATGTCTGCATTGCTATTAGCAGCCCAACCCCCAAGAGCTAATTACTATAACTAATCCAGTCACATCCAATCACAAGGACCTGGTAGATTCACTCTTACAGCCCATTGGGTAATTAGATAAGTTAGAATATTTTTGAGAAAAGAACACCAGGGAAAGCAACTGGTGGAAGACGAGGGCATTTTGGTACTTGAAGGCTCAGGAACACTGAACCGCCTAAAGAAAGCAGACCGGGCAACGCCAACCAAGTTAGGAGTTAGAACCGAACGTGGGAAACCAGAAAGTAGATGGGACATGATCTGCCACTCGCAGTTGCATCAAACTTGGAATGAAGTGGCTCGGAATCTTCCATCAGAGGGTCAAATCCGGTTATTCTTGAGTAGAGAAAGGAGAATGGGAGGTGAGATGGCAAGATGTGAGTGGAGGAGTGGAAGTGAGAGGAGTGGGTAGAGGGGAGGAGATGGGAGCGAAAAGGGGTTGGGATTCAAGTGGGGGAGTTGGaacagaagaagaaagacaAAGAATTAGTTTCCCGATAAACCCAATGAATTACACGGTCAAGATGGATACAAGAGCAGGGATCGTACTGGTGATCAGAGTGGAAAAGCAATAGTACGTGATTTTATGAGGGATAGCAAGGGGCAATTTCGGAATCCATCACCCACACATACTCTTATAGGGTGCAACAGCCCGCCAGCTCCAATTACAGTGGTGTCATCATCTCTGTATCACTCCTCACTCCTCTGTGTGTATCTTgttagagaaagagagagatagagaggcAATCAGCAGGATGGATCCCGACGCTTTCACGGCCAGTTTATTCAAGTGGGACCCAAGAGGGGCGGTGGCACCGCCGAACCGGCTGCTGGAAGCGGTAGCACCACCCCCACCAGGAGCAGCAGCACCAGCACCAGTGGCTGCGGCGTACGCAATCCGGCCGAGGGAGCTGGGAGGTCTGGAGGATTTGTTTCAAGAGTACGGTGTCAGATACTACACAGCGGCCAAGATAGCTGAGCTGGGGTTCACGGTGAGTACGCTTCTGGACATGAAGGACGAGGAGCTGGACGACATGATGAACAGCCTTTGTCAGATTTTCCGGTGGGACCTCCTCGTCGGTGAGAGATACGGTATTAAAGCCGCCGTTAGAGCCGAGAGGCGACGCCTGGATGAAGAAGAGTCACGCCGGCGCCACCTCCTCTCTGCCGACACAGCCAACGCTATCGACGCACTATCCCAAGAAGGTGCGTTACCATCTTATTCTTAGTTGAACCTCTCAATGTTATCATCAATAATCAATTATTGTGCACGGACAGTTTCACGTGTGATTGGTGTGATGATGATGAGCAGTTTCATTTGTGAGTGGTGTGATAATGATGATGAACATACATAAGCAGGACTGTCGGAGGAGCCAGTACAGCAAGAGAAGGAAGCAGGGGGAAGCGGGGGAGTGGGAACGTGGGAGGTGGTGGTGGCCGGAGAGAGGAAGAAGCAGCAGCGGAGAAAGAAGGGGAAGACCAGAATGGGGTCGGCGGATGATAACATGAACGAAGATGACAACGAAGGTGGGGATGAAGACGATGACAAGGGTAGCGGTGAGCGTGGAAGCGAGAGGCAGAGGGAGCATCCATTCATAGTGACGGAGCCAGGAGAGGTTGCTCGTGGTAAG of Vitis vinifera cultivar Pinot Noir 40024 chromosome 17, ASM3070453v1 contains these proteins:
- the LOC100252653 gene encoding floricaula/leafy homolog, giving the protein MDPDAFTASLFKWDPRGAVAPPNRLLEAVAPPPPGAAAPAPVAAAYAIRPRELGGLEDLFQEYGVRYYTAAKIAELGFTVSTLLDMKDEELDDMMNSLCQIFRWDLLVGERYGIKAAVRAERRRLDEEESRRRHLLSADTANAIDALSQEGLSEEPVQQEKEAGGSGGVGTWEVVVAGERKKQQRRKKGKTRMGSADDNMNEDDNEGGDEDDDKGSGERGSERQREHPFIVTEPGEVARGKKNGLDYLFHLYEQCRDFLIQVQNIAKERGEKCPTKVTNQVFRYAKKAGASYINKPKMRHYVHCYALHCLDEEASNALRRAFKERGENVGAWRQACYKPLVALAARQGWDIDAIFNAHPRLAIWYVPTRLRQLCHSERSNAAAAAAAAASSCISGGADHLPF